The Lichenihabitans psoromatis genomic interval CCGCGAACATCGTCGCGTCGACGCCGTAGACGAGGCTTCCGCGACCGTGATCCTCGAAGGCGGTGAAACGCTGCAAGGAGACGCCCTAGTCATCGCGGCCGGTGCATGGCTGCCGACACTCCTCCCCCGCTTCGCGGCAATGCCGACCTACCGCCAGGCTGTTTGCTACGTCGACCCGCCCGCGGAAGACATGCCGCATTGGCAGACCGGCCCATGCCTGACGGACCTTGGCGAAGGCGACAATTATGCCCTGATGCCCGTGGGTGGCACCGGGCTGAAGTTCGGCTCCGGTGCGCATCGACGCGCTGCGAAGCCGAGCGATGGATTCGCCGCTTCGGTCGAGGAAGGCCACGAGGTCATTGCCCATTTCAGGCCATACCTGCGCAATGCTGAACGTTACCGGCCAGTACGAATGGCGGTCGGTTACTACGTGATGGATGGGACCGGACACTTCCACGTGACGCAATCCGGCAAAGCAGCGGTCGTCACGAACTGTGATGGGCAGATGTTCAAGTTCGGCCCCCTGATAGGGGAACGCACGGTTGAGGTCCTCGCGGGCCGCGCCGATGCCACCGATCTCCGACGCTGGGCTTCCGGACAGGCCTCGTAACTCTCTCACCTGGAGCTTCCATCATGAGCAAGTTAACCTTTTTCGACACCGAGAACGCACCGGAACCGCGACTTGGGCAGCCCTTGCCGGAACGGTTGGTGGAGGGAGATCCACGTTTCAAGACGTGGGACATCTCCGCGACTCCCGACGGACGGGTCCGGGCAGGAATCTGGGAAGCGACTCCAGGCGCCTATCAGGCCATCAAGGGTTCGACCTGGGAGTTCTGCACGATCCTGTCCGGCGTCTCCGAGCTGGTGGAGAGTGGTCTGCCGCCACGGCGCATCGAGGCTGGTGATAGCTTCGTCATGCAGCCTGGATTTGAGGGCGTGTGGCGCGTTATCGAAACCACCCGGAAGCTCTGGGTTTCCCAGGATTAGAAGCGAGGCCGGTCGACTTACCAGGACAGGTGAGGCCGGGCGCACCGAACGCTTCGACGCCAGTCGGATCAGCAGCGCGGAAGGAGTGCCGGTTGGATCACGCCACCAGCGGGCGGCGATCGGCCGGACCGTGCTTGCCCTCCCGTACAAAGGACCATTCGTGATGTCTGATGACGCCTCGATCGAGGTACGTAGTCCGTACGACGGGCGGATCATCGGCGCCGTACCTCGGTTCGATGCCAGTCTTGCAAGTCTTCTCGTCGACCAAGCTCAGGTCGGCTTCGCAACTATGAAACAGCTATCGCGCGCTGAACGGGGTGCCATTCTCGACCGTGCGGCCAAGCTCGTCGAAGCCGATTCTACGGGCTATGCGGACCTGATCGTCGCGGAGGCCGGCAAACCTCTGAAGCAGGCTCGTCGAGAGGTGGCACGCTGCATCAACACTTTGGGCCTCTCTGCGGAAGAGGCGCGGCGCAACGCCGGCGAAGTCATTCCATTCGACGCCTTCGCGGGGAGTGAGCGACGGCAGGGATGGTTTTCTCGCGAGCCCTTGGGAGTGATTGCAGCTATCACGCCATACAACGATCCCTTGAACTTGGTTGCCCACAAGGTGGGGCCGGCTTTGGCCGGCGGGAATTCGATCATCCTAAAGCCGTCCGAACGAACGCCGCTCAGCGCTCTTCGCCTCCTCGCGACGTTGAAGGCAGCCGGACTCCCCGAGGATGTCCTCTGCGTCGCGGTCGGCGATGGCGCTCTTGGTCAGGCGATCGTCTCCTCTCGCTCGGTTCGCATGGTGACGTTCACGGGCGGCTTTCGCACGGGAGAGCGCATAGCTGCTTCGGCAGGTTTGAAGAAGTTGTCCATGGATCTCGGCGGCAACGCGGCCGTGATCGTCATGGCTGACGCCGATATCGACACGGCCGTCACTGCCTGCGTTTCAGGTGCCTTCTGGGCCGCCGGACAGAACTGCATCGGCACGCAACGCATCCTGATCCAAAGACCCGTCTACCAGCGGTTCCGAGACGCCTTCGTAGCGGAAACGC includes:
- a CDS encoding aldehyde dehydrogenase family protein; translated protein: MSDDASIEVRSPYDGRIIGAVPRFDASLASLLVDQAQVGFATMKQLSRAERGAILDRAAKLVEADSTGYADLIVAEAGKPLKQARREVARCINTLGLSAEEARRNAGEVIPFDAFAGSERRQGWFSREPLGVIAAITPYNDPLNLVAHKVGPALAGGNSIILKPSERTPLSALRLLATLKAAGLPEDVLCVAVGDGALGQAIVSSRSVRMVTFTGGFRTGERIAASAGLKKLSMDLGGNAAVIVMADADIDTAVTACVSGAFWAAGQNCIGTQRILIQRPVYQRFRDAFVAETLKLKVGDPSEPDTDIGPLISQEHARSVLALIDEALAGGAALLAGGGLDGACLRPTVLEAAPRSCAAWREEIFAPVVLLDAFDDLDNAIAITNAPEYALHAGIFTENLSTAMLAADLIEAGGIMINDSSDYRFDAMPFGGYKYGSMGREGVRFAYEDMTQPKVVCINRSR
- a CDS encoding cupin domain-containing protein encodes the protein MSKLTFFDTENAPEPRLGQPLPERLVEGDPRFKTWDISATPDGRVRAGIWEATPGAYQAIKGSTWEFCTILSGVSELVESGLPPRRIEAGDSFVMQPGFEGVWRVIETTRKLWVSQD
- a CDS encoding NAD(P)/FAD-dependent oxidoreductase, with product MKLIVVGAGIVGLSCARAALLCGHQVTIVEQGPIPHPQGASFDHHRLIRYQYGDAIGYTRMVDQAFQAWERVWDDLGVTHFHRTGTLGVSTRPGDYTDRSASTFERIDIPHERLRAAEIEALCPQLSLPEGAWGLLNHDGGVLFADRIVTGLAEWVLARGANCREHRRVDAVDEASATVILEGGETLQGDALVIAAGAWLPTLLPRFAAMPTYRQAVCYVDPPAEDMPHWQTGPCLTDLGEGDNYALMPVGGTGLKFGSGAHRRAAKPSDGFAASVEEGHEVIAHFRPYLRNAERYRPVRMAVGYYVMDGTGHFHVTQSGKAAVVTNCDGQMFKFGPLIGERTVEVLAGRADATDLRRWASGQAS